The genome window gccaagtcaggttactaaaaacaaaggccaaaacaggaaaaagagagacatcaaaatgaggggaaacaactgctaataaacttctttccaaagaaaggtgagcacaaacgtcaaaacacgaaatcccatggtgtttgcttaaatatctccgcaatcattagtgctaaaacaaactgagacaaccgattggaatagcgaaaaatacactttcataggttaggctaatctgatgcatttcgtgatccagtctccatcactttcagaaagactgcatggcgccagcttgattcatgtcctgttgtaggctacatgctgatcatcaTCACTAGTGGTTTagggatttttttctctccctttccgttttcgtttcgtttcctttttttttttactcaagtaacggatgggatttttgatgtagcgaagtacaatacttcactcaaaatgtaatcaagtaaaatttaaaataccgattttataaactacttaaaaaatacaaaatacacagaaaaactactcaatacagtaacgtgagtaaatgtatttcgttactttccacctctgccaatacgtcaactgggctaaaagacatgttaggttacctttccttctctcaccgCATTCTCAGactctcatcctgttcctcctatatccgatgaattcggtggatagaagaactaatttcttcaatctttgcatcttggctggctagtctaactttccactttttctgcgcgctcttggatttgatagaagcgactactagcgagtcacaacgtgAAACTGCTAGCGTTGATGGGAGGTgcagtttttatgctgcattcgcgatgTGATTCTAGGGTTTgcacagtaatgtttctcgatgttgcggtgtattttgtagacaaaaattgacatggttagaagtcattcgcaccagtgcgcctaaatatttttttgcactcgcacgccatcatttttactcgcatgtgcgagtgaaatgggcgcactgtagagccctgtatggcatctttttttttttaaaaaatttttattttaaatatcaCCATTGCAGCATGGCAGGAAAAATatctatttgtatttgtgttgtaGGGGGTTCAGAATCATGATGGTGGGATGCTCTATGGCTAAGTATTGTGCAAAAATGTATCGACCAACATAaatattcaacatttatttttctAATTAAATTTCTAATTATTAGAACACACAAAACAGTAGTAGTGTCCACATCCCCACCGATGATGTGCAGGGCAAATGGGGCTGGGTACCACTTAAAAGAATGACGTTCAGGGTCTAAACGTTGCAGCACATTAAACATATGGGAGAAATAGAGTGCAGGCACCTGATTCTTTTAAGTtgtagtccacacacacacacaaacctgttcATCTCTGTTGTTTATGATCACCAAGGTTGCACCCCTGTATATGCAGTCCTTTCTGGCCTCATCCCATGACCTCCTCTCAGTAGATAAATAGTATAAACTAGATGCAAAAAAGATCCATCCGTCCTGCAGATGTCTCACTGAGTTAAATGGAAATAGAGAAGATTTAATACTCCAAGGCATGGACTTAAGTAATACAATTTCAAGACAGGCTTCTGTAAACATATTATCCAGAGAATCCTTCTTAACTAAAACAAACCTGTGATATCAATGGTCTCAACATGCATTGGGTTGTTGTGGGGGGAACGTGAATCATTAAACAGTAAGGTAGCCTATGTGTCAGGCTTGGACAGCACACATATCTCCAAATAGAAACTCACCAAGATCAGAGAGCCGGCTTTTCACTTTAGTGTTCTCCTTCTGCAAAGATTAGTCTGCAACAGGTCTCTCTCTGAGGTACAGTTACTGCAGGTGGAATTTAAATGCAATCTCTCCACTGAGAGGATTACAACTACAGTCAGCAAGAGAACACACAACATCCCTAGAGTTCCCGTGACCACTCTGTACCAGACATGTCCTGTGTAGAAAAGAAtgttttttgctgttttttccCTCTATACAAAAGATagacgtgtactgtatgtctgtatatgaGAAAGAGTAAAGTATAAGTTTGATTACCAGTCAAACGGATCCCAGTAATTTCCATTCTTATCTTAGGCCaagtagaagtaggcctacttgcatACCTGTGGATAGCTACATCCTCCTCTGCATCCTTATTTTCTGAATTGACGTGATCCGATTGTGTAGAATTTACACTTCTTAAAGAATCCATGGGCATTCTCCTGTGACTTGTATTAACTGGACCAGAGGAGCTGCTCTCCAATGTTCTGTCTTATAGTAGGGAATCGTGACaggaaataaaaatgaaaaaaaaaaaaaaaaactgcagagTATGCATTGTACATGTTGTATCCAAAACAGTTAGGCGACTGCAGTGCATTCTGTTATGATTGCAAGTATGATTTTAGGAAATGGGTGTTGTGCTTGGTTAGCAAATCTTAGGAGCTTTGTTCTTGTGTAAAAGTGGTCGGTGCAACCGACAATACAATGCCTGAGCTTAGCTCAAAATGGAACACTCCTTTTATTTAGAATTGCAGTGCTTACACCTCTTTCGACTTGCAGATCTAAAGGTTTTGGTCTAGCAAGCTTGTCAAATACAAACACTGACTCAATTAACATCCCAGTGGGCATTGAAAAATGCATGCCAACATGCTGGCGTATGTAGGAAACATGCCATGAAGCCTTTTCTTACATTTCCACAGGGGTGTTCCGATCCCAAACCACATAACTATATTATAGCCTTCAAATGATGACCATATTCAGAACTAAAATAAAGACAGTACTAGCTGCTGCTGATAAAAACATACCTCATAAGATTGTGAAGTGTATACTGTGGCTTTAATCCATTCCCCAATCAGCACACTTTTGCCTTATGCATTCTCTATTGCATAACTGTATTACCTGGTCTTTCCCATGTTGAaaaggctataggctacatcatTTGACCTGGAAACTTGATGGATGTTGTGGCAGATTTTTACTTGAAATATAGGTTGAATGTTTCTCATTCGTTCAGATGTGAGATTAAGCTAATTCACCAATGTGAACTTCGTACAACGCTTTTAGTCCTCTTTATCAGTGATGCCAATAATAGCAGAGGGTGCAATACTATAGGTTAACGTGCCATCTCACTCACAAGGACAGATCTGTGACCACACAAGCCTTCAAAAAAAATACAGAACTACCCCCCCCATTTATTGACACCAAGAGATGTTTAATTCTGTCTAGCGATTGTCCCAGTTTGCTTAGGGTACAACTCTAGCAATCATATGGAGACAAGAAAACTGTTTGCAATTATTATGAACTTATTACCTAATGAAAAGGTAGTTGATTCTAACCAAAATGTTACTATATGTTTTtgctaaaaaaaataataaaaaaaaagatcaataTACAAATTAGAAAGTGCAAAAGATGACGGGAGACGTTTCTCATAATTGGTGGTGCCATATATTTGTACAAGACATGAATGCTCATTGGTGCGTTTTGACCAGCTCCTCCAGTTTGGCCTGGTTGCTGCCAGAGAATTCGTCAACCTGATGAAAATAGGATACATTAAGAACCAACCATAACGGAAAAgcttcagatagatagataatttattgatccccaaggggaattcaaggtctcagtagcatacagacgtcacacacaacatgcagttacagcagaaaaagtaactGCAGTATATAGTgtataaatatttaaaaaaaacaccactgaacaataaagacagtagaagattaaaaaaaaaaaaaaagttgaagtaatagggttacagccatgtTCCGTATGTATGTGCAGTCACATATAGATCTAGGAAAAGAAGAGTTTCTTACCCTCTTTCCGTTCTTATAGAAGTGGAATGTTGGCATGCATTTAATATCACAGGACTGAGCCACATCCTGTCAGGAGATGAGGAATTAATCTCAGTTAAAATATGACATCAAATGGATGAACAgagtttacagaactatgacgaAAGAATGACCTCGaactgacatagcctaccttgtgcacagagaaagcaaaagccagatgtgttttttattcataccatcagttggcacattgtgtgcttattattgtgatggcttgtgctTACTGTTTGATacaaaaacaccatttttacaaaGGTGTTAcagtaagcaaggtgtgttagcttttgcaagagaactacaatgttttgctgatttggtTAAAGGTTTTCctatgtgtgtagagttttgcaaaaatagccaatagttacaaaaaatgtgcttaagcaatcagaaaaaactatTATCACAGGACTGAGCCACATCCTGTCAGGAGATGAGGAATTAATCTCAGTTAAAGATGACATCAAATGTGGAAGGAGAATGGTTTGTCACAGTCTATGCCACAGAAACAGTGGCATATGTAATTCAAGCATACATGTAATTAAGGCATATATGAGACcatgcaaggcgaaaccagtcgctttggtaaaatttacaaaattaagttaactcacatgaacggccattaactaagctttccaacgatatgtatatcgagggtattgcaaaacgtatcgctaagataaccgcatccaaagttggcatggttctcctgtcacgatacgtcagaagaggagaaaaatcacctttttaagtaaattgtcatgtgcgatagtgtgaggacacagctattattagccttacggtagcgtgactttgaagTGGTTGACTATGTCCAGTTTCATCAACCGAGTGAGTGTCTTTTTCTGTcccctagttaatacctgggacggccataaggtgtcactatagaatataattaatgtatttcgggggaagtaaggggagaggaagttctgtgtacacagattgtttataggcctacttttaaaatgcgctacgtcaatggaaaacttctcctggtccataaaatgacgccaggatattCCTAAAAGTTCATGCTTTTCaccgttcgtgccctgaaaggcaagtctttcacaaattcatattcggttacatctgccaagaacgatagaGAGCTGACACATTGAGTAACGAGTAAGGAGTCAATTTTAGCTCTACCGTAAAACCTTGGACAAAGGaaatgactgctaatgtgttgaatcttcacctaaataaagtcagactgtatactgtcgaaTTATGCGAAAACATGAAATTCGACAATTTGACCCGTATGTTTGTTTATCGTGGActttctcaaaatagcactgtgtgcaaagcgactggttttgccttgcagggtcacacacacacacacacacacacacacacatatatgactGCATTTATGGAGAAATACAATCTCAAAGATATTGTAGCCATGTAATTACTCGCGTTGTTGCCTTTTGtaaccagtaggtggcagtatAGGATAAGGAATAGTCCAGTTCATCTACTTCAGTAAGATCAAACGGATCAGAGGAAGACAAACAAAGTAGCGTGATATGTTTTTAGTGCAGTTCATGAAATAAATGAAAGCAGCCATCCAACACACTTGCAAAAATAATTGCAAACATAATTTGCTTCAAGTGTGCAACATCTAACTCATTGGCACCAAGCGCGTCCAGACGTGTTCATCACTTTTTAAGTATCTTCCGGAAACACTTCCATTGTGTTGTCTGAATTGGGGGCCAATCAGCGAAGCTgggaaggcacccattgtgtttctatgttttcttattattattattattacgcttccgtcattgaagtcaatggcagcccatagaaccgtctggtgaaaagttgtgaaatttggcacactgattagggacagtcccatgattaatgtcaccaagtttcatgccggcacctcgagcgctctagcgccaccaacaggccaaagttggacatgcgttcacgcacgaaacttttgacccgtaggcccaattggatttaatcaaaaacactaaaaagttctcacaggtcacaaattttgtccgatcgacaccaaatctgacacacatgatcttcagaccaagcctcacaaaagatactccttttcgtcttcggaactaaaaccggtcgtccgtaacagccaatcgaaatatgcggcgaagccgccaaacaggaagtgagctcatatctcagcaacccttgcatgtataaaatccaaacttggtgcatggactcaggacacaatcagggggacgctcaataaatctggtgacctttgacctctagggggcactgtaattaagaaacatgccttttggcctgtagctgctgttttgcttagaattaaaacgcactagtggtgtctggtaatactgttggaagtccttaggccgacccaagccaacttgtgatgtcatcgtaattgattcggccaccatattggatttaatcaaaaacacgtacaagttttcgtaggtcacaaatttcagcggatcctcaccaaaattggcagagaccatcttcagaccatgcctaatcagtgcattgctttctggaacaactgacagaagcattcggctgtaacagccaattgaaattggtggcgaagccgccaaacaggaagtgagctcatatctcagcaaccctgtcatgtatcataaccaaacttagtatataGATTCATGGCCCCATTAGGAGGATGCTCagaaaatttggtgacctttgacctgtagggggtgctgcaattagcaatattgcattttgatgtgtagttgctgatgtgttttatcaatcttttattttttgatgtgaaactgatgacaacatgttccatccagttaattctaatgcgtgcgtgcagggGCGGGACGGGACGGGTAGGGAAGGGCAGGGGTAattaggtggggggggctggctggcggaggcaatggcaatactcagccctgtttcagccctacaaaatcagctaTGGTTTGATGTGACatttgttgaaagtgttgatcgcgggtgtctgctgagttctatcttgtcgccgtggctactccggcctattctgcttgcagctatattttggttttgtgttttgaatttgcagcgcGTTTTCTATATGCTGTGGATGTGTTGTCAAATTGatcaagatttttttttcttaagttgcttgtgttttgtctatttgcaaGAGCTTTATCGATTTGCACGCATTGTCAAAAATTGCAGGCCATTAGCACCAATCAGCCACCATAGAATAATTATATCGGAATCAATGCAACTTTTACATGAATCTTGATCAACTTTCGTTAGAATTTTGCGCTGGCAGAGCAGAGGTTATTCCATTATTTACGTTATTCCAACATTTCACTGGTGCACCACAGAAGTTGGGAGCACGCTCTCAGGTGCAGGTTACAGCATCACTCATTGGAAATGGAAGAGAGCTACAAAGGTAGTCCGTCACTTGGGCTAgctgcatgctgtgtgtgtgtgtgtgtttgtttgttgttgttgttttttgcatATGCGGGTCAGTACGGGACTGTCACCAGTCCACACTGGGTAGGACTCTGATATTGACCACATTTAATAAAGACAATgtaaacagccacacacaaaaaaatcagaTGCAAAATACTTTGAATTGAGCAATAAGACTTAAAGACTAGCCTAAGTAACTCACCTGTGCTTCATCCACATCAACTTTCAAGAAGACCACATTTGTGTTCTTTTCAGACAGTGTCTGCAGATGAGAGGGGAGAAGACCAGATTATAATGTTAATCAGGGACTAAAATGACACTCAACAGAAAGTATATACCTCCGGCAATGCTCGCTGGATCCATAACAGACCCTCCCCCAAGGAGGCTATGCTTTCACTCTTGTCCAtttgttggttggttggttggaaGGACTATGCAagtccactacactactggccTGATTTTCATGAAACATGGTGGTGAGGGGTAGCATGAGCCAACAACGGAACCCATTACATTTTTGGAGTCAAATTCAAATGGAGCAGGCTCCCATGAATGCAGTGTCTCGCAACCTTAGTTAAAACAAAGTCTGCAGAGGCACCATGCGGGCCAGAGCTGCCAAAATGTTACCGCTTCTTCCTAAAGCCATGCTATGCTTCCATGCTTCCCTTTCGCCAAATTTCATTAAAATTGTGGCAGTAGTTTTTGTGTAATCCTGTCAAATAAGGCACAAAAGCGGGACACCTatgaaaaaaagtttaaaattaCTGTTCCACGGGGAAGGGAGGTCAGCCAAGCAAGGGACCCTGGGTCggggtgtaaacaaacaaaacacactgtACCGTAAGGCCAATTATTCTACCTTACGTTCGCCAGAGTTCTCATCTTTTTCGCCTCAAAAACCCTTCACGAAGTCTACATCCTCATCTACTTTTTCAGGTTTCTCTCCATCAAGATGAGTTGGCCTCGGTTACTGATGCTGAATTCCACACAACTTGGGAGTTCTGGAGCCAATCCTTATGTACCCTGAACTGAATAGGCCCCTGACTTCCCATTTCTCTGGAATGAAGCTGTGGCTTGTATGGATTCTCAAAACCCTCTCACCCATGATTACGTGTGAGACATAAATATTTTTATGATATCCGGGTAAATTGCGAGCAAATCAGTAAAAACGAAATTCAAACATGTTAGTCAAATATCAACAAGAAGCTAAGTACTTTCTAAAACATCAATAGTTAACTCCAAGTAGCCAAGTTAAAAGTACACTACAACAGGTCAGATAGAATTTAAGAGTGTGCTATGATTCAGGTGGTAACCTATGCCTATACTCTTACTGAGGTTAATTTTAATGGCTATAACACCTATAATAAAACAGCCCATGCAGTTAAATAATGCAGGCACCATTAGTAGGGCAGTTAAGCACAGAAATCTGAGCAAGAGGACAATATAAAGTAGAAAGTTCACTTACTTTGAAAAAAGGTGCAATGTTTTGACATGGCCCACACCATGTTGCTGTGAAATCCACAACAACAAGTTTGTCTCCTGCATCGGCCAATGCCTGGTCAAAGCCACCCTGCAAGGATACATGTATATTATCAGCGTTTTAAAGCATTCACTGAAGGATATTTGTTGCAGCAATGGGCTAAAGTTCAGATGACACTAGGGACTTTGTACTGGAGTGTGTCTGCATTTGTTTCTGTAACCTACAGGGCTTGGCCTATTGCGGTCGGGAGACTAGCAGGGATCTTACCAGTAGACACCAAAAATTCGAGGACATGATTGCAATGAGTAAATTACGTTATTGGTGATTTCACATGAGCATTTTGGCTTTGAGGTGTCGAACAGCCACAATGACAAATCCGTGTCTCGTGCCGTCATCTAGATCGCACTCAAACCGCTCCACACAGTACCGTTAATCCCTATCGCATGACAAACCACGGACAAGAGTCACGTGTTGGACTATACACAACATACTGTTCAGCATCAAAAACAATGGATATTACCAAATCGACCGGACTAGATGAGGTGTGACAAAGCAAAATGTTGCGTTTGCAAGTCATTGTTTGTTCGGGTATTGTTAGTAATcaataacgttagcctacctaGTAAAACACTGGGTCACATCCTACTCAATAGGCCTACCAATTGCGTTAAACCCAGCATGACGTTAAACGCACTACCATGCCAGTTCCCACTAACTTTAGCATGGCTAGCCGGTCTTCATGGCAGCACCTTGCGTGTCATTATGTTTAATCAAACTGGCTATTTAAAATGCAATACGTTTAAACTTGAACGCGTTCGCAAAATGTGAAAATTATCACAGTATAACAGTGGTGTATGCGAGTGGCtaatgtaaagtagcctagcaTTCAACTTTGCCTGATGAATGGGGCCAGGACGCAAACTCCGAGTTTGCTCCAGCCATTCAGCCCAAAATGCCCGCCACTGCGACGGGGACAGACATACTCACGTTTGCATGAAGCTAACATTGATTAACTAACATTAATTAATCTGACCCTGTGCTACTATTACAATGTTGATGCGGCTACATTAAATTGGTTGCTTAATACTGTAAGCTAAATGCGCAAACTACCGAAAAGCCTAGAATACAAAAGTCAACAATACAGCTAAAAACGCCGACAAAACCTAGCCTCTATGCTAGCTTATAACAACGTGTAGGCTGAGGCAGGCAAGCGATGTAACGTTAACACGATGAACTTCCTAGAAACTAAATAATCACATTTTGGTAACACTACTCAAGACAACACATTACTTTTCATGCCGTACCTGATCTTCAATTATGATGATCATTGTGATGATTTGGAGATGCACACAAGGCACGGGCCAAAAACTTCCAAAATGGGTCGTATCTCTCTGGTTGACGctgaagaaaggaggagaatcCAGGCCGGCGTTGATGTCATTCATGCAGTGGTCTTGCCCAGCCCCTCTCGCCGTAGTTGGCGCGCTCTCTAACAAACCTTTGATTTGTGATGCATTCATGAAATAGCCTACCACCCGTGGGCCTAATCCGATTCTTGGAAATTTGATGGAGGAAACTAGCCTAGGAATATTTAAGGGCTGCTCGATTATGGTAAACATCATCACGATTATTTTGGTACTTTCAAGATTATGGATTTACAATTTTGTATTcttataaatagcctactaggCTATTCATTACAGCACCAGTGACATTTTCGCTGATTATCTGACAAAAATGCCCTTTGCTTTAGAATTCTACTGTTTCCAGTTATTTAGGTAAAAGTAATTTAAAAGACCTGCGTGAAGCTGGCCCCCCATGTTATtcaaaaatgattaaaaacacTGCTATTCTTTTGTGCTACGTTTGTGCCGTAAAATGATCGTTTGTGCTGTTAAGGGTTTTAAGTAATTAAACTTCACATTTTCTGGTCAGTTACGTCACTTAGCCCCCCATACTTGTTCAAATTTCCCCAAAATAGTGTCAATCGTTTGTGCTACGTTTGTGCTCATTTCTGCCGTTAAAAGTAACATTTGTGCTACTATGTTTTTTAAGATATTCCACGTTATTTGTTACACGTGGGACGtcatccagccccccccccttaGGTGTTAGGTTTGTGCTGATTTGTGCCgtcaaaataaacatttgtgcTACTATGTTTTCTAAGTTATTATGGTTTATTTATTACTCGCGTGACGCCACCAGCCCCCCATCAAATGTCCAAAACTCACCAAAATGGTCTCAATCGTTTGTGCTGATTTGCGCcgttaaaaataacatttgtgCAGCCATGTTTTTAAGTTAACACGCTGTGTTACATGTGTGACGTCATTCAGCCCATCATCAGTGTCCAAATCTCCTCAAAATAGCCGCGATCATTTGTGCTACATGCGTGCTGATTTGTGCCATTTAAATAAACGtttgtagggtaggctactaTGTAAATTGTCCAGCGGCCTTGTCCAGCAGTTGTAGCTTATCACCCAGCTCCTCCATCAATGTCCAAACCTAGGCCTATACTGTAGTGAAGTGAATGCGTAAGCATACATCAGAATATCCTCTAGAGGGAGCTAATGTTCTATGGTGATATGCCGGCTAGCAGAGAAACAACTAGCAGAGTAAGACGCCGGAGTTCTaggcatagacagtaaaagaaatggacgaacagactccgtcgttttcaatgggagggcactgagtcaaatagaacgatttttcagttggtccccccagtactgcgcagactcacacttaacttcgtgacgttagccatcgaactgaatcttgtaactcatatgatagatacactgAAATtattctcacacttccttcgccttcaaagtcatcaaagttaaacatttatttatgtatatttattaatatcatcctcaccaagtcgtgttaatgttgaagctaccatacatgatcatcttcaaaaacagtcaacaaaacaaaaaagttatcatatagccttgaagctaatcttctttccacttttccgacctacggtcaatccatcgaaaacctctgtaatgattagtgccgttttaaaaaaaaataggtttacttttttattattattaggttgcctctgtgtaatgctttaccttaacatacggtcgtgtatgctaggttttgcttatgagttaccgtcatagacagtaaggtggactgagcttcttatccaaacaatacggttatctccctacggcgcgaaagagagattacgtcaaagctagcttccctccaaccgaacaagctaaccattcttcttacgggtaaccaacgttacggacgaggtagtggagtctgttttgcctttgtagtgtttatgtggattacacagaagctacaatatcggcacaggatatatgttatatgaagttatggtatttcaaaaaaatcctagaatgaatggacttctatgggagttagcagagaggtggtccctccagcctacgtcgattcttctacttccgggaattcgcctgcccccttggttcTAGGTGGCAGCAGAgaattggcactgtctggttacttccggtttctggactggttgcagttcctcctcagattccacttgagggcgctcgcaggcgaatgcagaatgcatggaggtctatggagctttacccctcaatatccacttttctctgtatataattttttgagtagtaatttgaatgttgcattcgctaggagaggcaaagaaaatacacactgttgattcttatattttttgaagtcacgtaagtcttctaaaaagtctttcaaatatgtcaatgacatcattcattagcacaatgctagcgtgatatgggcaacactgacccaacctgtaagaaatggaaaggacataagtactcgttcattcaacttttgatctaaaatctatattgaacttgcataaactacaataaaatctacgattcttccacgacaagcaggtgaaagagatacatttagccgtctagctccatagacccccattcaacctgcactcgcccgcgatcacccccagtggaattgtaatggaactgcaaccaatttccatacaatggggcttaataggaagtgccaaggctctccgtagacgggctctggtggcagcttgtgtgtatgcgtgttcgGTCAGTCCTtcagacctctccagaataagtcccgcctccgtaacttccgtatccatccaacttcctggcgtcgattgtctatgggaaataacatggcgtttcgaaatatcataccggtaaaacatctgtaggtagcgaagtagaaaaggctggtagtatactatagactatacttCTTAGACGgcaccgaaaatcaaaaaatccagtggaaactagatggcagaagtgtgtagaccaatctgcccagcagctttttctactttgtcacctacagagtttgacaggtacgatctttcaaaacgccatgttatttctcatagacatttgacgaccaaaggttggatggatacggaagttaggaggcgggacttattctggagaggtctataaaGACACCAGTTTGGAGAACATACAAATGTGGTGATTCCTCAGCACTTCAAGGATATCACACAATTGCCGACGAGGAATAAAGCCAGAAGTTTCAGTTGAGACGGTGAAAACCTGCAAGTGTGGCGAACCTTTCAGACGAGGAGCACGAGATCCCCGAACCACGAAGAATGGCAGCGGTGATAGGAACGGTTACTCCTTTTGATGCTATGTCTCAATCTTGGGAAGAATATAGTGAAATGCTAGAATTTTTCTTCGAGGCAAATGATATCACAGaccaagacagac of Alosa sapidissima isolate fAloSap1 chromosome 1, fAloSap1.pri, whole genome shotgun sequence contains these proteins:
- the LOC121706646 gene encoding thioredoxin-like isoform X1 → MNDINAGLDSPPFFSVNQRDTTHFGSFWPVPCVHLQIITMIIIIEDQGGFDQALADAGDKLVVVDFTATWCGPCQNIAPFFKTLSEKNTNVVFLKVDVDEAQDVAQSCDIKCMPTFHFYKNGKRVDEFSGSNQAKLEELVKTHQ